The genomic interval GTCGTGCCCGGCTTCCCCCACCTGGCCGGCCCGTTCGACCAGGCCCTCGGCCACGGCCGCCGCTACACCCCGGAGGCGCTGCGGGAGGTCGTCGAGGCGGCCGGCCTCCGGCCCGAGCTGGTCCGGCCGGTCAACTTCCTGGGCGGCGTGGCCTGGTGGGCCGCGGTCCGGGTGGGACGCCAGGGCCGGCCCACGCCGACCCTGGTCCGCCTCTACGACCGCGTGGTGATCCCTGCCCAGCGGGTGCTGGAACGCCGCTTCCACCCCCGGTTCGGGCAGTCGCTCCTCTGCGTCGCCCGGGTCCCGGCCTCCTGACTACCGGCCCGCCGGCGCCAGCTCCGAGACCGCCGGGACCTCGGGCCGATGCCCTGCGGCCCTCCTGGCCAGGTGAAGTCCGAGACGGCCAAGCCGATCTTCAAGCTCGCTCCCCTCTTCTCAGCCGGCAAGCAGGGTCGGCTCCGTCTTTGCAGCGCCTTTGCGGCCGTGGCCGCCGCCCTGACGCGGCCCGGTCAGCGCTCGCCGGCGGGGGTGCCGTGACGGGTGGTGGTCGGCGCGGCCCGCACCGCCGACCGGTGCCGCAGCAGCGAGCGCAGGGTGGACAGGCCGTACACGGTCGAGCGGCGGAAGTTCACCGAGCTGGCCTCGGCGAAGTAGCGGGTCGGCACCGGGACCTCGCCGATGCGGAAGCCGGCGCGCACGACCTGGCCGACCAGCTCCTGGTCGAACACGAAGTCGTCGGAGTTGGCGCGGTAGTCGATCGTCTCGAGCACCTTGCGGGAGTAGGCGCGGAAGCCGGTGTGGTACTCCGACAGGGCGAGCCCGTACGCGCGGTTCTGCACCGTGGTGAGGAAGCGGTTGGCAACGTACTTCCAGCGCGGCATGCCCCCGGCCAGCGGGTCCCCGAGGAAGCGGCTGCCGAGCATCATGTCGGTCTCGCCGGCCACGATCGGGGCGATCAGGTCGGGGATGCGGGTGGCGTCGTACTGGTAGTCGGGGTGGAGCATGACCACCACGTCGGCGCCCTCGGCCAGGGCGGTGTCGTAGCACGTCTTCTGGTTGCCGCCGTAGCCGAGGTTCTGGCGGTGGACGACCACATGGATGTTGAGCAGCTTGGCCACCGCCACGGTGTCGTCCCTGGACACGTCGTCGACCAGGATCACGTGGTGGACGACCTCGGCGGGGATGTCGGAGTAGGTGCGCACGAGGGTCCTGGCCGCGTTGTACGCGGGCATGACCACGATCACCCGTGGCGCGACGTCTTCGTTCATGCGAGGGAACCTGCCGTGTGGGGGCGCTTCTCGAGCGTGACGCTACTCAATTATCCGGACGTTGCACAACCGCGCATCATCCGGTCGTTCCAGTCGACTCGGGCCGGACCTCGTAGAGCCATACCATTTGTCCAGCCCAGGGTACCTGTGTCAGCGGGACCAGCCGAGCCCCGCCACGCAGGGCGGGCACCTCCCGGGTGGGGTCGCCCGGCCCGCCCGACAGCACGTGGGTGACTCCGAGCCGGCCGACCGGGTCGCGGACGTTGGCGCCGGCGGGCGGCCACGGGGTCACCAGCCGCAGCCGGGTGTCGAACAACAGGGTCGGGGCGTAGGCGCCGTACACGGTCGCGCCGGCCGGGAGCAGGGCGGCCAGCATCTGCTGGTCGCGCGCACGCTGGTCGGCGCCCGGGTCCGACCCGGCCAGGAACCGCGCGACCCCGGGCCCGGCCACGGCGACCCCCAGCACCACGACCACCACCCCGCCGGCCAGCCCACGCCGGCGCACCCCGCTCGCCAGCCCGCGCCCGGGCACCCCGCCGGCCAGCCCGCGCCGGGGCACCCCGCCGGCCAGGGTCGCGAGGCCGAAGCCGGCCAGGACCGCGAGCCCGGGCAGGGCGGGGACGACGTAGCGGTTGGGGGCGTAGTCCCCCACCGCGACGGCCGCCCACAGCCCGACCCCCCACCCGGCCGCCATGACCAGCGCCTCGCGCCGGGCGGGGTCGAGCGCCCGCCAGCGCGCGGCGGCCACCACGAGGCCGGTCCCGGCGCCTGCGAGCAGCGGCGCGGACCGGCCAAGGGCCTGGTCGGAGTTGGCCAGGTACTCGCCCAGCCGGGCCGCGACCGCCCCTGGGGAGCCCGGGTAGCCCACGCGCGGCCAGACCCGCAGCGCGGTGCGCAGCCGCCCGGCGTTCGGCAGGGCGACCACGAGCAGCCAGACCAGCCCGGACCCGCCCGCGGCGGCGACCGCTGCGAGCGCCGCGGCAACCCGGCCGGTCCCACCCGCCGCGCGCGCCACCCCGGCACCCGCCGCGCGCGCCACCCCGCCACCCGCCGCGCGCGCCACCCCGGCACCCGGCGGTGCCCCACCCGAGTCGGGCGAGGCTGCTCCGCCGGAGGGGTCTGCGCCCGATCCCCGCTCGGCCGGGGCGCGCGAAACGCGGGCGCGGGCACGGAGGGCGGAGGCGAGCGGCACGCCGAGGAGCACCAGCCCTGGCAGCAGGGCGGTCGCCTTCACCGAGACGGCCGCGGCGACGAGCAGGCCGGTGGCGGCCCCGGCCGGGAGCGACGGCCGCTGGCGGGACCGGACGGCGAGCACGAAGGCGGCTGTGAGCAGCATGACCACCATCGGCTCGACCAGCGCGAGCCGGCCGTGCTCGAGCGCGAGGTCGGCACCGCCGAGGGCCGCGGCGGCGAGCAGCGCCGCCGGCCGGCCGAGCGGCTCGGCCAGGCCGAGGGCGAGCAGCAGCACGGCCGCGGCCAGGCACACCATGGACACGGCCCGGCCGGCGGCCAGCCGGGGCCGGGTGACCAGGAACACGGCCGCCCCGACCGCGCTGTAGGCGCCGTTGCTGAGGCTCCGGTCGAGCTCGTCGATGCCGAAGCGGCCGAACAGCACCCGGTTCCGGGCGTTGGCCAGGTTGAACCCCTCGTCGGTGAAGGGTGCGTTGCTGCCGGTCAGCCCGGCCGGCGGGTCGGCGCCCGCGAACGGCAGCAGCAGTCCGAGCACGGCCGTGGCCAGCAGCAGCGACGCGGCCAGGTGGGCCGCTGTCCCCCGCCTGGCGGCGGGCCCGGCCACCGGATCGTCCAGCGCGCGCAGGTCCGGCGGCACAGCGGTCATCTGCCTCACTCGTCAGGGGCGGTGAGCCGGTCCAGCGACCCGGCGGGCGGCTCCACGGTGTCCACCCACAGCCACCAGCCACGAAGGGGCCGGCTGCCGCGGTCAGAAGCTCCGAGGATTCTACGCGAGCGGCTGCGACCACCCGCCGGCCGCAGCCCCGGCCCGCCTCATCGGACGTCGCGGCGGCGGCGGATCGCCTCGGCCCGGGCCAGGCGGGACTCGCGCCGGATCTTCGCCTCGGCCTGGCGGCGGCGCTCCGCCTCGGTCTCGGGGGCCACGCCGGGCACCGGCCGGGGCTTGCCGTGCTCGTCGAGCGCGACGAACACCAGGTAGGCCGAGGCGGTGTGAGTGCGTCTCCCGCTCACGATCTCCTCGGCCTCGACCCGGACGCCGACCTCCACGGAGGTACGGCCGACGTCGTTGACGGTGGCGTGCACGAACACGATGTCGCCGACGTGGACCGGGTCCAGGAAGCTCATCTGGTCCAGCGACGCGGTAACCACCGGGCCGCCGGCGTGCCGGGTCGCGGCGATGCCGGCGGCCGTGTCGATCATCTTCATGATCTCCCCGCCGTGGACGTTGCCCATGTGGTTGGCGTGGGCGAGGCCCATGGCCTGCGAGAGCGTCACGGCCGACTCGCGTGGGCACTTCGGTCCGGCCGCGCCGACGGCGGCCGCCCTGGCCGCCTCGCGGACCTGCTCCTGCAGCCCCGCGACGATGTCGCCTGTGCCCGGCCCGGTGGTCATTGAAGCACCCCCTCAGGGTCCCCCAGACCCCTCCGGCTCACGACCTCCTGGATCTGGCTGCTGCTCCTGGGATACGCCGTCGCGTCACGCATTGTGTGCACATGCCTCCTGCCCTGCGGAACCATAGAGCGCCAGTAGATCCGACAGGAGGGAGTCGGATCCATGCTGCCAAGATCGTGCATGTCAGTCGTCACGATCCTGGTGGTCTCACCTGAACTGCCGACCCCACCAGCGCTGATGTTACTCGAGCGGCTGCCGGGCGAGGGCGGGTGGTTCGCGTCCGGCCAGGAGGGCACGTTCTCGATGGCCTCGCCGCACAGTCCAGATGGCCTCGTCGTCCGCTTCGACGACGACCACGCGGTCGCTAACCAAGAGCTTCCGGCGGTAGGTGGTGAAGGTATGTCAGGCACGGGCTGAGGAGATTTGGGAGTTGCTGACGCCCCGACCTCATACCGCCGTGCCACCGATGTCCATCGACCGGAACCGGCCGATGATCCCGCCGGTCATGTCCTGGCTGACGCTCGCGGTCGTCATCGATGCTTCCGAATCCCGCGCACAAGGGGCAGGACCCCTGGGACGACGAAGGTGACGTACCTGGTGCCGGTCTACGATGCTCCAGGTGACTGCCGCGGTTGGTGCCACCCGGCCGCGGGCCGAACCTGCTGGATCGGCTGAGCGCGTGGCCGTCTGGGGAGACGCGATGGCACATCACTCGAGGCCCGCCGCGTGACGGCTGCGGGCCGCCAGCCATGACTGGATGGCTGGGGCTGCTGGTGGGCCGGCGCTCGGTGCGGGCGCGGCTTGGGCTGGTCGTCGCCGGCAGCTGCCTCCTCGCGGCGGTCGTGCTCGTCCGGCCTCTGGACACCGCGCCCTGGGCGCGCGAGGCCGCGGCCACCT from Actinomycetes bacterium carries:
- a CDS encoding acyl-CoA thioesterase: MTTGPGTGDIVAGLQEQVREAARAAAVGAAGPKCPRESAVTLSQAMGLAHANHMGNVHGGEIMKMIDTAAGIAATRHAGGPVVTASLDQMSFLDPVHVGDIVFVHATVNDVGRTSVEVGVRVEAEEIVSGRRTHTASAYLVFVALDEHGKPRPVPGVAPETEAERRRQAEAKIRRESRLARAEAIRRRRDVR
- a CDS encoding glycosyltransferase family 2 protein; its protein translation is MNEDVAPRVIVVMPAYNAARTLVRTYSDIPAEVVHHVILVDDVSRDDTVAVAKLLNIHVVVHRQNLGYGGNQKTCYDTALAEGADVVVMLHPDYQYDATRIPDLIAPIVAGETDMMLGSRFLGDPLAGGMPRWKYVANRFLTTVQNRAYGLALSEYHTGFRAYSRKVLETIDYRANSDDFVFDQELVGQVVRAGFRIGEVPVPTRYFAEASSVNFRRSTVYGLSTLRSLLRHRSAVRAAPTTTRHGTPAGER